AAGGACGCGCTGCTGGATCTGATCTGCGGCGGCACGCCATATTTTGGCGAGAGGCCGCTGGTGTGGACCGTGGGCGATCTGTATAAGGAGCTTACGCGCTCTTCCGCTTCACGGCTGCGCGTCATCGACCCGCCAGACCATAATCTGATCCTGCGCTGGCTGCTCGACGGTTTCCTCGCGGAAATGGGGGAACTTGGCGTGAAGCTTGCACCGGGCGTTTACCATAAGGGCTTTGTTTCGGTGCTTGGCGATAATATCAAGGACCTGCTCGCGGAGGAGGTCTCAAGCGGCAAGCTTTCGGCGGCGCTGTTTGAAGAGGGGGAAGCTGACCCGGCGCTGCCGGAGTCTATCCTCATCTCTCTCTACGAAAGATATACGGATTACCTCGAAGAGTACGGCCTCGCCGACGCGGCGCAGCTGCCTACGCTGGCGCGGAAGGCGATTGATTCGGCGCGCGCGCTCGATTTCATTAAAGATAAGAAGATCGTCCTCGCCGGTTTTCTCTCCTTTACCGGCGCGCAGCTGAAGCTCGCGCGCGCGCTGTCCGACGCGGCGGAGGTGCTGATGCTTCAGCCGGAGACGGGGCTTGACGATTTTCACGACGGCATCAAACAGCTGGAAACGGAGTATAAGGAACGCCCCGAATGGGACATTCCCGTCGTCAGGCTGGAGGCGAGCAACGCGCACCTGGAGCTTGAGATGCTGGCGCGCGACGTCGCGCTGTGGATAAACGGAGAGGGCGGCTTGACCGCCCTCGGAGCTTTGGACGATTACGGCGACGTGGGGCTTCTGACGCTCCCCGATAGGCTGCCGGTGATGGAATACGCGCTTTCGCGCTACAAGATACCTTATAACGTCCGGGTGCGTGGCACGGTGCGCGAAACGCCGGCCGGCGAGCTGCCGGCGATGATCTGGCGCGCGTGGAGCTCGAACTGGGACTATTACAATACTTCGATCCTGCTTGCCGATCCGCTGCTCTTTGACTGCGGGGAGGAAGGCGCGGAGCTCTATAAGGCCGATTCTTTCCCCGAAGGGTATGAGGCGTGGCGCAGAGCCCTCGCGCCGCGCGCGAGGGGGCGGTTTGCCGACCTTCGGGAGCTGTGCCGCTCCTTTGAAAGGGGCGGAACTCCGGTTGAGATCCTCGCGTTCTGGCGCGATTTTCTGAAAAAGGCCGGCGTCGTGGAACGGGCGGCGCGCACCGCCGGCGGGGAAGCCTCGCTTGACGAGATGGTGAGGAATATTTCGCACGCGCTCTTTGAGCTGGAAAAGAAGATCAAAATCCTCAGCGACGACGCCAAGCACATCGGCCCAGCCTCGGGGGCGGCTCTGCGAGGCGCGGAGGCCGTGGCTTTCGTCAGCGACTGGGGGGAGACGGCCACGCTGCCGATACAGCTCCCTCAGAGCCATTCTTTGACTCTCTACGCGGGGATGCCGCCGATCCTCACCTCGCACCGTTTCTGGCTGATGACCGACATAGACTACAACAGCTGGCCCGGTATGCTGCGCGAGTCGCTGCTGCTGCGCAACGAGAATAAGGTCAAGTTCAACGCCGGTTCCGGCGAGGGCGGGGAACGTCCCCACCTGCCGGAGCTGCGCGAGGAGCGCGAGCAGAAGGAGGCGGTGTTCCGCCGTCTGCTCGCGACGGGCAGGGACGGAGTGGTGATCGCGCGTTCCCTGACTGACAGCAGTAAAGACCCGGTGGGGGAGTCGCAGTTCGTTACCTCCATCTTTGCCGAAAAAGAGGCGAGAAGGTGTTGGCGCAGCGTGGGAGAGCTCCGCTATCCGCTGGAGGAAAGCCTTCCTGACGGCGGCGAGCCTTGGTTCCCCAGCGCGGAAGTCATCTGTACCCCGGTCAGCTCCGGGAAGCAGCACAAGATACCGGAAGGGCGCGGAGAGGCGGCTGAGAAGCCGGTCGTCCGCATCAGCGATATCGATACGTGGCTTGCCTGCCCCTATCTTTACTGGTGCCGGCGCAGCCTCAGATTTGACAAACCGCGGAGCGAGCTTTACGACCCGAGAACCGCCGGCACGCTCACTCACTATGTATGGGAAGAGTCTCTGCGCGCGAAATCCGCCGAGCCGCAGCTATCGATCCAACGATATGTGATGGAAAACTGGTGGCGTTTCAAAGACGAGCGCTACCCGGCGCTTGACGCCGATCCCCGCCTCGCGCGTCATGAAAAAAGGCTCATGCGGCAGATATTCGAGATGGCGGCCATGCAGGACGACATCGAGGCGCGTATCCCCCCCGAAGCGCGGCTTTCGCTGGTCACGGAAAATTCGCTTGACGTCTTTGAGGTGGACGGCGTCGTTTTCAGCGGGCAGGCGGACAGGATAGACCGCTACCGGGACGGATGCGTCGTTATCGACTATAAGCTCGGCAGGAGCGAGAATCACGATAAGGAACTGCAGGTGCCGGCCTATGGCGCGATCTTGAGAGCCGCGGGAGAGGATGTCGGCGGCGTGGCGTGGTTTGGCCATGCCGACTGCTCAGTGAGCGGTTATTTCTGTGATCCCTATTTTGGCATTTACGGGACGGCGGCGACAAAAAGGAGCAAAACGACTCTCGGCGAAAAGCTGGACGAGGCGCTGGAGGCAATGGCCGCAATGGCGGCCTCTGTCAAAAACGGGATATACAGACCAAAATATGACGTTAAAGACCCAAAGTGTATAAACTGCGCCTTTTACGTGCTCTGCCGTAAGCGCGAGAATCAGGGATACTCTGCCGTCGAGGACGAGGAGGATGGAAGCGATGAATGAAGCCCCGCGGTGGCATTCGCTTGTCAACGGAACGGAGGCGCAGGTCGAGGCGCTCACGAGCGGCAAGCCTCTCACGGTGGTCAGCGCCGGAGCCGGTACGGGAAAGACCCAGACGCTGGCCCAGCGCTTCGCCTGGCTACTGGCCTCGGACCCGGATTGCGGCGTCGACCAGATACTGGTGCTTACTTTTACGAAAAAGGCGGCGCGCGAGATGCGCGAACGGATCAGGGACACGCTCGCCGCTTGGTATAAACAATGCCCGCAGGAATTGGCGCACCTGAAGGGCAGGATCGATAATATCGAAGAGGCTTATATTTCAACGATACACTCATTCTCCATGAAGCTGATACGCGAGTCGGGGCTTGTGCTTGACATCGACCCCACAGCTTCGATCATGCCCGCGCCCAAGGCCGACATCTGGTGGCGCGAATTCGAGTCGATGCTCTCTTCCGCTTCCAGAGGGCGCATCATGGCGGCGCTGCCCCCCCTCTGGCGGCGGCGCGCGGAGGAACTCATGCTTGAGCCCCTGTTTATGGATACGCTCAATAATTTCGGCCCGAAGGAGCTCGCGGAAGCGGTGAGGAGCTGCGCCGAGAAGCTATACTGCGCGGGCCAGAGCGCCGATACGCTCTGGTGTGACAACGGCGCGGCGCTGCTGGCCTCGGTGGACTCGCTGAGGGACCTTAAAAAGGATATCTATACGCTGTGGACGCGCGACGTCATTCCCGCCGTGCTTTCGTCCCCGGACTTTACCGACTTGAAGAAAAAGCCCACAAAGAGCAGGGAACGCCTTGAACCATTTATCGGAAGATGGCGTGAGCGCGGCGCGGAGGACGCGGAGGTGTATGAAGAATTTGTCAGAGACCTCTTTGAAAACGTGCTTTCGCCGATACCGGGCGGAAAAATAAAAGAGGCTATCAACGAGGCGCTGGGCGTGAACGTGACGGAATGGCGGAACGAGAAGATCGAGCTGATGGCGCTTTCGCTCCCGCCGACAGAGGAAGAGGAAAAAATCAATTCGCTGCTGCGCCGTATCTGCGCCGTCGGCTGGGCCTGTTGGGACGAATTCCGGCGCAGGGAAAACACGCTCTCTCTCGCCGACCTCATCTATCACGCCTCGGCGGTGCTGCGCTCCTCGGCGGAATATAAGCGTAAATTCAAACATATCATGGTAGACGAATTCCAGGATACCGACCCGCTGCAAAACACGCTCATAGAATCGCTGTGGGCGCCGCCGGGCGAGGAGGGGGATTTTCACAACACGCTCTTCGTGGTAGGCGACCAGAAACAGTCCATCTACCGTTTCCGCCATGCGGACCTTACCCTCTTCCGCGATTACATAGAGCGCTGCCGCGGCGGCGCGGAGGAATACTGCAAATATATATCACTCGACCGGAACTTCCGCACCGACGGCGGGCTGCTGGAAAGGTTCAACGACGTCTTCGGCGCTCTCTGGGGCGCCGGCGATTCTTCTATTCTATACGAGGCGCTGCTGCCGCCGGACGGCGAAGAGGCGGCGCGGCGCGGCACGGCGGCGCAAAAACCTCAGTTTGAACTGCTGCGCGCCGTCGCCCCGTACGGGGAAAACGGCGGCGGCGCCAAGGAAGCGGAACTGCGCCTGCGTCTTTACGGTAAATTAGGGTGCAAGATAGCGCGCATGGTAGAGGAGAAAACCCCAGTATGGGACAAGGGCAAAAAAGATTACCGCCCAGCCTCCTGGGGAGACTTCGCGGTGCTCGTGCCGGCGCGCGGCGAATACGCGGCCATCGAGAAAGCCTTTGACCGCCTCGGCCTGCCCTATATCCTTTCGACAAATAAAAGCTACTTCGCGCGCGGGGAGACCGGAGACATGATAAATCTCGTCTCGCTGCTGGCGGAGCCGGAAAACGCACTGTACCTCGGCGGCTGGCTCGCCTCGCCCTTCAGCGGTGTTCCCCAGGAAGAGACGGAATGGCTGCTGGCGGCCGCGCTCTCCCGCGGCGGCGGCCAATTGCCTCTGGCACAGGTCGTGCGCGGCGAACGTCCGCAGTTATGGACGCGGCTGGACGCGCTTCGCCGCAGGGCGCTGCTGGCCGGTGCCTCCTCCGTGATACTCGAAGTGCTGAAAGAGCCCTATTTCCTTGAAAATTACAGCGGCCTGCGCCGGCGGCGCGTCAACGCCAATATCATACATCTCGCCCAGCTTGCCGAGGAATATGAAAAATCGCAGGGCAAATCTTTAAAGGGATGCGCCGAATACCTGCTCTCCGAGGCCGCGTCGCAGGGGGCTAAGGAAGAGCCGGATTACGCCGACGAAGACACTGACGCCATTCGCGTAATGACGATCCACGCCTCGAAGGGGCTGGAATTTCCCGTCGTCGCCCTTAAATACGCTGATAAAAACAAGACGGAGGGCGGCAAGATCCTAGTCTCAAAAAAATATGGCATCACGGCGAAGGATATCCCCGCCTTTATCCTCGACGGCGGCACATCAGGCGGAAAAACCGTCGCCGCCGGCTGGGAGCTAAGAGAAGAAAAGGCGGCCGAGGCCGAAGAACGCGAGCGCCTGTGGTACGTTGGATTCACGCGCGCGAAAGACAAGCTCATAGTCTGCTCCACATATAAGGAGCCTAAAGACCCAAAAACGGAAAGAACGACCTTCCTAAGCCGCATAATCAAAGAAGGGACCTTTGAAAACGCCATCAACGTGACGGAGGACGCGGAGCCTGCCGCTAAATACGCAGGGTACCGCGGCAAAAGCCCCGCGCGCGAACTTGAGCTTAAAACCGTCAGCCCCGCAAAGCTGGCCCGTATCTCGGCTTCGGCCTACGCGCTTATCTCGTGGTGTCCGGCCTCCTACCGTACCGTATACCGCCAGGGCAGGACTCTGAGATGGACGGTAAAGGGCGGAGAGGGCGGCGGTTCCGATTTCGGCTCTTTGACGCACTGGCTCCTGGCGCGTTGGGATTTTCGCGCCGAGAGCCTGCCCCGCTGGCTGCCATTCAATCGTGGGGGAGAGCTGTACGAATCGCTGATGAGCCGCGTGCCGGTCGAGCTCAGAGAAGAATTCGCCTCCAACGCCAAACGCCGCGAGATACGCGAACTTCTGCTCGAATATGCGAAAAGCGGGGAATGTTCCCGTTTCGCGGAACTTGCGTCTGATGAGGGCGCGGCCCGGCTCTTTCGTGAGACGCCCTTCCGCGTGCCAGACCGGGGAACCGTCCTTATCGGCGCGACGGACCTTTTCTGGCGCGACGCCTCCGGGCTCCACCTGCGCGACTGGAAAAGCTCGCCCGAGGAATACGCTCCCTCTTACTACTACGAGCGTCAGCTTGAGTTCTATGCCTACGCCCTGCACAAATTCTTTGAACCGCGCGGCGGCGCCGTTCCCATCGACTCCGCCGTCATATACCTGCGCTCACCGGAGGAAGGCAGAGCTGTGCGTATATATCGTCCCGACGATATCGCGGCGGTCGGCGACTCGATAGAGGCGGCGGCTGTCGCCGCGCTCTCCGGAACGTTTAACGGCAGAGAGGATAGGTGCGCGGTCTGCCCATGGCGCGGCGAGTGCGCGGGGCGATAGGTATTTTTATCATCTTTGTGCAGCGACACAAAAATTAAGAAACTCACAGATTGCTGTAAACAAGGAGGCCGGCAAGTTCAGCCCGGCCTCTTTTTTCTGACCTGTTTTCTGCGGAATAGAGATAGCCGTTGACTTGTAAAAAGTATTCGGATAATAAAAGTCGAAATTTCGTCAGCTTTTATAAAAAATGTAAGGCACGTTCCGTTATTAGGCGTATAAAATAGCGTCCTTGTTGAACTTTAACAGTTGTTTATCTTTACATACTCTTTTCAGTAAAAAGGCTCTTAAAAATAATAAAAATCCGGTCTAAGGAAAGTTTAGGGATATTTTATAGTAATGTGTGAAAATTGACGCAATTTAGAGATGCGGTTAAAATCATACGGTGTAATATGGGTGACCCTATGATTATGGAGGGGAGGTGATCTTATTGGCAGAGAATTTGGCACAGGAGATCAGAGATCAGGAGGCTCTTGCGAAGAGTATTGTTTCAAACGCCAAAAGCGAGGCGGCGAAGATGGTCGCCGCGGCTCAAGCGGACGCGGAACAGTCTGTCAAAAGCACAAAACAGCAGTGCCACAGACAATGGCGGGAACGAGTCGCCGCCGCGGAGCAAGAGGCTGAGGCCAAAGCACGGAAAATAACCGCGAACGGCGAGGCCGAAGCCAAAGTATTCTACGAGAAGAAGAAAAACGAAACAGACGAAGTTGCAAATTGGCTGGTTAGAGAGGTGATGTCGGCTTATGGCTCTCGCCGAGATGTGTAAAGCGCGCATAGCTGTTCATAGGGCTGTCGCGGACGAACTGGCGGCAAAGCTGCAGGCGCTCGGCTGCTGCGAATTTGTAAGCAAAGAGGGCGAAGCCGGGCACAGCGAGGCGATGTTCAGGATCCGCGAGAAGCGGCGCCGCGTCGACGAGCTTATCGGCGACGCTAAATTCCTTCAGCGCCTGCTGGAACCCTACGAGGTGAAAAAAGAGAGCTCACTGGCAAAGATGCTCGGGGAGGTCCCGACATTCACCTTTGATCAGCTTGCCGCGCAGGTCAACGAAAAGAAATTTACGGAGTTTACCTCTTCGATGAGGGATATCGAGCGTCGTCTTACCGAGACCAGAGCCGATATATCGCGTCTGAAGGGGCTGCTTTCCCAGATAACGCTGCTTGAAAGCGTCGAATACCCGCTTGAATTCTTCACCACGGGCACCGATTTGGTCGCGGGCGCCATCTATTCGGCTCCGAAGGCTGCGGCGCAGGCCATGGCCGAGCGTATTGTGAAAGAGCTCGGAGATATGGTCGAAATGCAGCGGCTTGCGGGGAGCGAAAAGGACCCGAACGAGACTTTCGCTGTGCTCTGCCGTAAGAGCGAATTGGAACGTCTGCAGGATACGGCCGCCGGATTCGGCGCCGCCCGCATCGATGTGCCCAAGGACTTCGCGCTGACGGCGGCCGCGGAAAAAGAGACTCTCTCTTCGGAGATATCCGGCCTTGAGAAGAAGGAAGAGGAGCTTATCGGGGAGCTTTCAAGCTCCGCCGACGAAGGGCTCCGCATGGCGCGCAACTACGGCGACTACTGGACGATCCTCCACAACCGGCTTGAGGCCATGGAGACCGGAGAACCGACGGAAGAGGTGCTCATATGGGAGTTCTGGACGCCTAAGTCGTTTATGAAAAAGGTCGAGTATACGGTGGACGCATATTCCGCCTATACGGAGCTTGCCGCCGTCGAACCGGATGAGGGCGAGGAGCCGCCGACGCTGCTGAAAAACGCGCCGTGGGCCTCCTGCATCGAGCCGCTTACGATAATGTACGGCACGCCGACCTACGGCAAGGTGGACCCCACCTCGCTGATGGCTCCCTTTTTCTTCGTGTTCCTCGGCATGTGCTTCGGCGACGGCGGCTACGGCCTCGTTGTTGCCGGTATACTCGGTTATTTCCTCGTCAAGCACCGCCTGTCGCCGACGCTTCGCAAGTTCTTCGTGATGATGACGGTCGGCATGGGGATGTCCGTCGTCATGGGAGCGCTCACCGGCTCCTGGTTCGGCGACGCCGTCACGGCGTTTCCCTTCCTCGGCTCGCTCGTTCCGCTGGTGCAGAGCGTGCAGGTGCTCGATCCGATGCGGGACCCGATGACGCTGCTCATGATATCGCTCGCGCTGGGGTTCATTCAGGTACTGTTCGGCCTTGCGATAGCTTTCAGTGAGAACTGGAAGTCCGGAGATAAACTGGCTGCCGTTTCAGACCAGGGCGGCTGGATCATCTTCCTCTGCGGCCTCGTGCTCTACGGCTGTGCCGTTTCCGGCTCGCTTGCTCCCGTATGGCTCCTGCCAGGAAAGATCGCCGCGATCGGCGGCGCGCTTCTGCTCGTGCTCACGCAGGGCCGTGAGAAGAAGGGGCTGGCATCCAAGCTTTTCTCAGGCGTCCTGAGCCTCTACAACGTCACCGGTTTTCTCGGCGACGTGCTGAGCTACAGCCGTCTGCTCGCGCTCGGCCTCGGCTCCGCGGCTGTCGGGATGGTCATCAACCTTCTGGCCGGGCTCGTCGCCGGCGTACCGTACGTGGGAATAGTGCTCGCGGTGCTGATTTTCGTAGTCGGACACACATTCAGCATCGTGGTAAACCTTCTCGGAGCTTTTATACACTCGCTGAGGCTCCAGTACGTTGAGTTCTTTGGCAAGTTCTATAACGCCACGGGAAGAGATTTCACGCCGCTTCGCAACGCGGCTCAATATTCACGGATCCAGGAAGATTCTTCCGTAAACTAAACACAATAAAAAGCTACTAATCTTTCAAGGAGGTAAGGTTCATTATGGAAACAATTCTCGCAACAATGGCTGATCAGCTTGGACAGATGCTCGTTATACTGGGGGCGGCTCTCGCCGTCGGCTTCGCCGGTTCGGGCTCCGCTTGGGGCATCGGCCTCGCAAATGAAGCGGCGGCCGGCATAATGACGGAAGATCCGAAGAAATTCGGATACGCGCTCGTCCTTCTCGCGCTCCCCGGCACGCAGGGCATCTACGGCCTGCTTGTTGCAGTCCTCGCGATGCAGAAATCAGGGCTTCTCGGCGCCGGCGGCGCGGCCATCACCGTATGGCAGGGGCTCGGCATCTGCTTCGCGTGCCTTCCGATCGCGATATCGGGCTTCTATTCCGCCATATGGCAGGGCAAGTCCTCCGCGGCTTCGATCCTCATGATCGCCAAACGTCCCGAGCAGATCGGTAAGGCCGTTATCCTCCCGGCCATGTGCGAAACCTACGCCGTTTTCGGACTCCTTATCAGCATCCTGCTGCTCAACGGGATCAAGCTTTAATAGAGAAGACGTGGACTCATGTCTTTAGCCCAGATTACGGAAAAGATAAAAAACGACGCTCAGAAAGAGGCCGATGAGATCCTCTCAAAGGCTAAGGGACAGGCTGAAGTCATCACCCAAAAGTCAGGACAGGAATGTGATGAAATAAGGGCCGACTTTGACGCCCGTTTTGAAGCTGAGCATCCTGAGATAATAAAGCGCAGGGAGATCGGGGCCAATCTTGACGTTGAAAAGATGAAGCTGCGCGCCAAGAGGGACCTTATCGCGGACGTCTACCGCCAGGCTCTCGTTAAGATGGCCGAGCTCCCGAAGGACGAATATCTCGGATTCTGCGCCCGCCTCCTTGACGAAGCCGTCAGTACGCGCGACGAGAAGGTCCTCGTCGGCCGCGGCGAAAAATACATCGACGGCGAATGGCTGGCCTCCTACAATTGCGAACATGGCTCAACCCTTGAGCTTTCCGAGGAAAAAGCCGATATCGCCGGCGGCTTCATCCTCTTAAGGGGCCGCACCAGCATAGACTGCTCATGGGATATGCTCGTAAAAGTCCTACAGGAAAAACAGGAAGCCGACGTTGTAAAGCGTTTGTTCCCGTCAGAATGATGAAGGAGGTGGTCTGATGTCACGTAAGGAGGCTTATGGTTACGCCGTAGCGCGCATTCGCGCTATGGAGCAGCGCCTTCTTGATGCCGCGGCCTTCGCAAGGCTGCTGGATGCCGAAGACACGGCCTCCGTCCTCAAGATCCTTGGGGAGACATCCTACGCGTCTGTGCTGACATCAGTCTCCGGCGAGAGCGGTTTTGACAAGGTACTTGAAACCGCCCTTCACGATACCTATGAGGAGATCGGCTCCTTTGTTCCAGACAAGGAACTGATAAACCTGCTTCGCCTGCAGTATGACTTCAGCAACGTCAAGGTGATGCTGAAGAGCCTCTTCAACGCCAGGAGCGGCGGCAAAAAGAGATGGGACCTTCTCACCTCTCTGGCCTCCTATCCCGTCGACAGGCTCATTTCAGACGCGGAGGCTGAGGAATATCAGCTTCTGCCCTTCGGCCTCAACACCCTCTATCCAAAATGCATCTCTGTCTGGGAACAGAGCAAAGATGTGCTTGAGACGGAGAGGCTGCTTGACCGCCAGATGTTCGACGTAATGCTGAAAGAGGCTCAGGCGCTGGGTATGCCGGAGATACTTGGCTGGGTACGCACGAGGATCGACGGAGAAAACATCCGCTCGCTGCTGCGGCTCAAAAGGTTCGGCTTCGAGGCCGCGCGCGCGGCTGCCTTCATGCACGAAGGCGGGAAGATCGATCT
The window above is part of the Cloacibacillus evryensis DSM 19522 genome. Proteins encoded here:
- a CDS encoding V-type ATPase subunit: MSRKEAYGYAVARIRAMEQRLLDAAAFARLLDAEDTASVLKILGETSYASVLTSVSGESGFDKVLETALHDTYEEIGSFVPDKELINLLRLQYDFSNVKVMLKSLFNARSGGKKRWDLLTSLASYPVDRLISDAEAEEYQLLPFGLNTLYPKCISVWEQSKDVLETERLLDRQMFDVMLKEAQALGMPEILGWVRTRIDGENIRSLLRLKRFGFEAARAAAFMHEGGKIDLNILVPMISEPFETWGRMIDFTDFSPLLGRVDSAAGFAEIIMDIERELDDFYLEIAAKSKYSPDAPGNVIAYLWAKELEVKNIRMIAVSKANRQDKDQVRRLLRHAYV
- a CDS encoding V-type ATP synthase subunit E yields the protein MSLAQITEKIKNDAQKEADEILSKAKGQAEVITQKSGQECDEIRADFDARFEAEHPEIIKRREIGANLDVEKMKLRAKRDLIADVYRQALVKMAELPKDEYLGFCARLLDEAVSTRDEKVLVGRGEKYIDGEWLASYNCEHGSTLELSEEKADIAGGFILLRGRTSIDCSWDMLVKVLQEKQEADVVKRLFPSE
- a CDS encoding UvrD-helicase domain-containing protein codes for the protein MNEAPRWHSLVNGTEAQVEALTSGKPLTVVSAGAGTGKTQTLAQRFAWLLASDPDCGVDQILVLTFTKKAAREMRERIRDTLAAWYKQCPQELAHLKGRIDNIEEAYISTIHSFSMKLIRESGLVLDIDPTASIMPAPKADIWWREFESMLSSASRGRIMAALPPLWRRRAEELMLEPLFMDTLNNFGPKELAEAVRSCAEKLYCAGQSADTLWCDNGAALLASVDSLRDLKKDIYTLWTRDVIPAVLSSPDFTDLKKKPTKSRERLEPFIGRWRERGAEDAEVYEEFVRDLFENVLSPIPGGKIKEAINEALGVNVTEWRNEKIELMALSLPPTEEEEKINSLLRRICAVGWACWDEFRRRENTLSLADLIYHASAVLRSSAEYKRKFKHIMVDEFQDTDPLQNTLIESLWAPPGEEGDFHNTLFVVGDQKQSIYRFRHADLTLFRDYIERCRGGAEEYCKYISLDRNFRTDGGLLERFNDVFGALWGAGDSSILYEALLPPDGEEAARRGTAAQKPQFELLRAVAPYGENGGGAKEAELRLRLYGKLGCKIARMVEEKTPVWDKGKKDYRPASWGDFAVLVPARGEYAAIEKAFDRLGLPYILSTNKSYFARGETGDMINLVSLLAEPENALYLGGWLASPFSGVPQEETEWLLAAALSRGGGQLPLAQVVRGERPQLWTRLDALRRRALLAGASSVILEVLKEPYFLENYSGLRRRRVNANIIHLAQLAEEYEKSQGKSLKGCAEYLLSEAASQGAKEEPDYADEDTDAIRVMTIHASKGLEFPVVALKYADKNKTEGGKILVSKKYGITAKDIPAFILDGGTSGGKTVAAGWELREEKAAEAEERERLWYVGFTRAKDKLIVCSTYKEPKDPKTERTTFLSRIIKEGTFENAINVTEDAEPAAKYAGYRGKSPARELELKTVSPAKLARISASAYALISWCPASYRTVYRQGRTLRWTVKGGEGGGSDFGSLTHWLLARWDFRAESLPRWLPFNRGGELYESLMSRVPVELREEFASNAKRREIRELLLEYAKSGECSRFAELASDEGAARLFRETPFRVPDRGTVLIGATDLFWRDASGLHLRDWKSSPEEYAPSYYYERQLEFYAYALHKFFEPRGGAVPIDSAVIYLRSPEEGRAVRIYRPDDIAAVGDSIEAAAVAALSGTFNGREDRCAVCPWRGECAGR
- a CDS encoding V-type ATP synthase subunit K; its protein translation is METILATMADQLGQMLVILGAALAVGFAGSGSAWGIGLANEAAAGIMTEDPKKFGYALVLLALPGTQGIYGLLVAVLAMQKSGLLGAGGAAITVWQGLGICFACLPIAISGFYSAIWQGKSSAASILMIAKRPEQIGKAVILPAMCETYAVFGLLISILLLNGIKL
- a CDS encoding PD-(D/E)XK nuclease family protein encodes the protein MPLTVETYYNIAEKRDRLRGIYDEYGENAVFIVPAGLDKDALLDLICGGTPYFGERPLVWTVGDLYKELTRSSASRLRVIDPPDHNLILRWLLDGFLAEMGELGVKLAPGVYHKGFVSVLGDNIKDLLAEEVSSGKLSAALFEEGEADPALPESILISLYERYTDYLEEYGLADAAQLPTLARKAIDSARALDFIKDKKIVLAGFLSFTGAQLKLARALSDAAEVLMLQPETGLDDFHDGIKQLETEYKERPEWDIPVVRLEASNAHLELEMLARDVALWINGEGGLTALGALDDYGDVGLLTLPDRLPVMEYALSRYKIPYNVRVRGTVRETPAGELPAMIWRAWSSNWDYYNTSILLADPLLFDCGEEGAELYKADSFPEGYEAWRRALAPRARGRFADLRELCRSFERGGTPVEILAFWRDFLKKAGVVERAARTAGGEASLDEMVRNISHALFELEKKIKILSDDAKHIGPASGAALRGAEAVAFVSDWGETATLPIQLPQSHSLTLYAGMPPILTSHRFWLMTDIDYNSWPGMLRESLLLRNENKVKFNAGSGEGGERPHLPELREEREQKEAVFRRLLATGRDGVVIARSLTDSSKDPVGESQFVTSIFAEKEARRCWRSVGELRYPLEESLPDGGEPWFPSAEVICTPVSSGKQHKIPEGRGEAAEKPVVRISDIDTWLACPYLYWCRRSLRFDKPRSELYDPRTAGTLTHYVWEESLRAKSAEPQLSIQRYVMENWWRFKDERYPALDADPRLARHEKRLMRQIFEMAAMQDDIEARIPPEARLSLVTENSLDVFEVDGVVFSGQADRIDRYRDGCVVIDYKLGRSENHDKELQVPAYGAILRAAGEDVGGVAWFGHADCSVSGYFCDPYFGIYGTAATKRSKTTLGEKLDEALEAMAAMAASVKNGIYRPKYDVKDPKCINCAFYVLCRKRENQGYSAVEDEEDGSDE
- a CDS encoding V-type ATP synthase subunit I is translated as MALAEMCKARIAVHRAVADELAAKLQALGCCEFVSKEGEAGHSEAMFRIREKRRRVDELIGDAKFLQRLLEPYEVKKESSLAKMLGEVPTFTFDQLAAQVNEKKFTEFTSSMRDIERRLTETRADISRLKGLLSQITLLESVEYPLEFFTTGTDLVAGAIYSAPKAAAQAMAERIVKELGDMVEMQRLAGSEKDPNETFAVLCRKSELERLQDTAAGFGAARIDVPKDFALTAAAEKETLSSEISGLEKKEEELIGELSSSADEGLRMARNYGDYWTILHNRLEAMETGEPTEEVLIWEFWTPKSFMKKVEYTVDAYSAYTELAAVEPDEGEEPPTLLKNAPWASCIEPLTIMYGTPTYGKVDPTSLMAPFFFVFLGMCFGDGGYGLVVAGILGYFLVKHRLSPTLRKFFVMMTVGMGMSVVMGALTGSWFGDAVTAFPFLGSLVPLVQSVQVLDPMRDPMTLLMISLALGFIQVLFGLAIAFSENWKSGDKLAAVSDQGGWIIFLCGLVLYGCAVSGSLAPVWLLPGKIAAIGGALLLVLTQGREKKGLASKLFSGVLSLYNVTGFLGDVLSYSRLLALGLGSAAVGMVINLLAGLVAGVPYVGIVLAVLIFVVGHTFSIVVNLLGAFIHSLRLQYVEFFGKFYNATGRDFTPLRNAAQYSRIQEDSSVN